Proteins from one Malania oleifera isolate guangnan ecotype guangnan chromosome 4, ASM2987363v1, whole genome shotgun sequence genomic window:
- the LOC131153255 gene encoding tetrahydroberberine oxidase-like, which yields MKITSATSSFPLLLQSIASSVLLLLLYSSVSSAYSSHQAHDNFIQCLSSSAGNPASISKLIYTPHNSSFFPILQNTVENLRFVMPSTPKPLLLLTPSQESHVQAAILCSQKHGLQIRVRSGGHDYEGLSYVADVPFVVIDLVNLRSIQVDVESSTAWVQAGATIGELYYTIAEKSKTLAFPAGTCPTVGVGGHISGGGWGVLFRKHGLAADNVLDARVVDANGRVLDREAMGEDMFWAIRGGGGGSFGVILAWKIKLVQVPPIVTICSLNRSLEENATKLVYQWQHVADKFPEELFSRVSIRVVNSTQEDDKQKMIRVTFTFLHLGRVNELIPIMQQSFPDVGLVKDDCTERSWIESTLFGPGIPSNASVEFLLNRTPLDRGFIKTKSDYVNKPIPETAWKGIWKWFLQPGLEVPAMFLTGFGGRMSEIPESETPFPHRAGTLYQVQYLVTWEEEGLAASKRHMDWIRGFYSFMAQYVSKSPRAAYVNYRDLDLGRNNEAYTSYKRASVWGSKYFMSNFKRLAEVKTRVDPGNFFRNEQSIPSLSSWRKKFGD from the coding sequence atgaaGATTACTTCTGCAACTTCAAGCTTTCCCTTGCTTCTCCAATCCATTGCTTCGTCtgttcttctccttctcctctaTTCATCAGTTTCATCTGCATATTCTTCTCACCAAGCTCATGACAACTTCATCCAATGCCTTTCCTCTTCAGCAGGCAACCCAGCCTCTATTTCCAAACTCATCTACACCCCACACAACTCCTCCTTCTTCCCTATCTTGCAGAACACAGTCGAAAATCTCCGCTTCGTGATGCCATCGACCCCGAAGCCACTCCTCCTTCTCACCCCCTCGCAAGAATCCCATGTCCAAGCTGCTATCCTTTGCTCCCAAAAACACGGCCTCCAAATCCGAGTCCGGAGCGGCGGACATGACTACGAGGGCCTTTCGTATGTCGCCGACGTCCCTTTCGTCGTCATCGACCTTGTAAACCTTCGGTCGATACAGGTCGATGTCGAGAGCAGCACCGCATGGGTTCAAGCGGGTGCAACAATAGGAGAACTATACTACACTATAGCTGAAAAGAGTAAAACCCTAGCTTTCCCGGCCGGCACGTGTCCCACCGTGGGAGTCGGCGGGCACATAAGCGGGGGAGGCTGGGGTGTGCTGTTCCGAAAACACGGCCTTGCGGCCGATAATGTGCTTGATGCTCGTGTAGTTGACGCTAACGGTAGGGTCCTCGACAGAGAAGCCATGGGCGAGGACATGTTTTGGGCCATTAGAGGAGGAGGCGGAGGCAGCTTCGGAGTCATCCTTGCTTGGAAAATAAAGCTAGTCCAAGTTCCACCTATTGTCACCATATGCTCACTCAATCGATCATTAGAAGAAAATGCAACCAAGCTTGTGTATCAATGGCAGCATGTGGCAGACAAGTTTCCTGAAGAATTGTTCTCTAGGGTTAGCATAAGAGTGGTGAATTCTACACAAGAAGATGATAAACAAAAGATGATAAGAGTCACATTCACATTTTTGCACCTTGGAAGAGTCAATGAGCTCATTCCAATAATGCAACAGAGTTTCCCTGATGTGGGTTTGGTGAAAGATGATTGCACTGAGAGAAGCTGGATTGAATCAACCCTCTTCGGCCCGGGGATCCCGAGCAACGCATCAGTCGAGTTCTTGCTAAACCGAACTCCGTTGGATCGAGGGTTTATCAAGACAAAGTCAGACTACGTGAACAAACCGATCCCGGAGACTGCCTGGAAGGGGATATGGAAATGGTTTCTTCAACCAGGATTAGAGGTGCCAGCCATGTTCCTGACTGGTTTCGGCGGAAGAATGAGTGAGATTCCGGAATCCGAAACTCCTTTTCCGCATCGAGCCGGGACCTTATACCAGGTTCAGTACTTGGTAACTTGGGAAGAAGAAGGGCTCGCGGCATCGAAGCGGCATATGGATTGGATCAGAGGCTTTTACAGTTTCATGGCTCAGTATGTTTCGAAATCGCCAAGAGCTGCGTATGTGAACTACAGGGATCTTGACTTGGGAAGGAACAACGAAGCGTACACCAGCTATAAGAGAGCAAGCGTTTGGGGGAGTAAATATTTCATGAGCAACTTTAAGAGATTGGCTGAGGTGAAGACAAGGGTTGATCCGGGGAACTTCTTTAGGAACGAACAAAGTATTCCATCTCTCTCTTCATGGAGAAAGAAGTTTGGTGATTGA